Genomic DNA from Antennarius striatus isolate MH-2024 chromosome 16, ASM4005453v1, whole genome shotgun sequence:
TTATAATAAACCCTTTAGACAAACTTGAGTTGATTAGTCTTTGCTAGGTTTTCTTGAAAGCTAATTTGATACCTGGAAAGGAAGGAAATGTGAaagtaagactttttttttacagtgaaatctgttaaaggtaaaaaaaatttaaaaaatatttttttgatttagttttatattttacaaaatgacaagaaaatgttgacatttttagaATTGTAAAAATTTAtgatcaattatttatttaatatgtatAATTACTGTTGCCATGCGCtgcaatgaatgaaataattttgGCCACATTGTAGTGGAAAATTCagttttttatatttcagtgcATTTAGATGAATATTTAAAGTTTGTTGTCATCACTTGCAGATGAAATCATCCAAAAATAAAGTCAGTTATCCAAATTCAAATGTAGAAAAACGTACCAAAACTTGGTCAAAACTGTCTTTCAATTACAAATGTCACAActtaaaaatggaataaaattttCTGTTTGTATTATTTTGGATGAcaattgtttgtgtttttgcattttacagGTTGCAATTTAAAATAGTAATAACTGTAATTTATTCTGTCTCAGAACTTTGTTTCGTACAAGCCGGTAATGTAACCAGGCTGATTCTTCAGAATGGAACCAGCCCCTGTGAAGGCCACATTGCCGTCTACCATGACGGAACATGGGGCTACGCCGGGGACACGGAGTGGAGCAGGAGCGCTGAGGAGGTCGTGTGCAGGAGCGCTCACTGTGGAAAACACGTGTCAACGGAGAACACGCTGCGACCGGTCGGCAGCAAAGTGTGGATCAATGATTTTAAATGCAATGGAAGGGAGAACTATCTGTGGAAGTGTGCACACCCTGGGTGGGGGGCCAGCATTTATCGAAAGGACACCATGAAATGGATCAAATGTTCAAGTAAGTAGTTTTACGACTCAAACCCAGCCCATCATGATGTAGATGAGGACTGTGGGAATAACAGATTAACAGACCTTTCTTTTCTGCTCCAGATGAAATTATAATTAGCCTGGATGGATTTAAATGTGCAGGAGCTGTCAAATACTCCACCGATGGGGGGAAAACCTCAGGTTATATTTGTGACGACAACTGGGGTAAGAGCTGTATAACCTGAGGCAAGTCTTCATGTAAAGTTCTTTCAATTGTATTTGTACTTCCTGCATGTGATATGACTACATGTTACACGTACCGCTGCCGACTTAGAACATATGATAATATgtgatcatttcatttcagtctGACTTCCTGCTGATGTTTAGTTTCCCGTTAGCTTTTTTCGCCTCAACATTTTTCAGTTATCCAATCATGTTTAGTATTGATACGATCTGagattcacttcctgtttgccacattgcctttttcttttcacaaattAATTTCTGAAGCTTTAATAATTTTCCAGAGATCCCAGATGAGACTCCTCTGTTACCTTTTGATATCATATTGTATTgactgacatttaatttttatcccTTCGATTGTCTTTGCTCTGGCCATGACTTGTCTGTTCTGCTCAACTTCTGTTGTTTGTGGACTtgtcttgttgtttgtgtgatcCTTGAGTTTGAGCCAACCTTTTGAACCAGGGCGTTACAGATCCTATACATGAATCCTCCCTCAGGACCAAACGAAGCCAACCGCTTGTGTCGACGCCTCGGCTGTGGTACAGCCACGGAGGTTCCACACCTGATGGTTTGGAGAGAATTTGAAAATTCAGCGAAAATTAAGATTGACTGTTCGGGCATGAAAAATCCAGCTGATCTGTGGCATTGTGCCACAAGTCAGGATACGAGTTCCTGCTCAGGGCCGGCTTCTGTCAAATGCTCAGGTAACACACGCCTTAACGTTTACTGGAGGGGGGCTTGTACCTGGATTAAAGGCGTGACCTGAAACAGGTCACTGGCGACTGCAGCTTAAAGGAAACACACCAAACGTCTGTCACGGGcggctggaggtggaggaagatggCAGCTGGAGGTCGTTGAACCCGAGTAGTCCTGGTAGGTTTTGTCAGCACATGTACTGTGGGACCAGCCACAGTGTGGACGGCAGGCAGCTGAAGTGTACAGGTGATTCATTTAAGGTTCAACCACTATGTTTCTACTAACAGCCTGAAACTCACATTTAAATTCACCTGAGCCAAATAAAAATTTGCTAAATattccaatgcttttatttccCATAGACAACGTCACAGTTGGTCTAATGGACAAGAATAAACCCAGCAAATGTTATGGGGCAGTTTATGTTATGGTGAATGCTTCAAGTCATCCTGTGTGTGGCTCCAAATGGACCAGTAAAGACGCTGAACTGGTTTGCCGGGAGTTGAACTGTGGGCAAGTGAGTCGTCAGTGTcgtgttttagaaataaaaaagcagattaaacacatttaacatttgTTAAACAGCAGTGACTGTTGTGACAATTACTTTATAATATGAGCTGATAAAATGTATCAGAGGAAAACGAGTCGTCTCCTACTTCGAACCTTAGCATCCTGGTATTAAAAGGAAAGGTGATGGTgtttataatgtttttaaagttttaaatcgACTCAGCAGAAGCGGTGCTGAACACTGTTGTCTCTCCTAGTTGGTCAGTGACTCCAGTAAACCCTCGAGCATAAAGAACGGTATAATGGACCGTGTGAACTGCTCCGGCAGCGAGTCGTCGCTGTGGTTCTGTGGAGCGAAGCGCGACAAGCAGCCGTTCTCCTGCTCGTCCCAGGCCTACGTCGTCTGTGCAGGTGAGACCAACAGTCATAACGCAGTGAGAGCTTCATATTTAAACTGTGCACCACGGTTTATAATCCCGCTGCTGTAATTGTGCAGACAGTATTGACGTGAGATTAGCTGATGGCCTGGGACGATGTGCTGGGAGAGTGGAAGTCCAGTATGAAGGGCGATGGCGAAGGGTTGATAGAAACGGTTGGACAGACATCAATTCAGATGTCGTCTGCAATCAACTGAAATGTGGGAATAAGAGAAAATCCCCAAATCCAGATTATTTCAGCCAGGGCTCCGGTGATTTTCTGGGTAAACATGTGAAGTGTCGATCCGATGCCTCGCATATATCTGAGTGTGTTAAAGACTTCTCAAAGACTGCATCCAGGCAGACGTCTGTGACAGTGATCACCTGTGAAGGTGAgtatttcttccttttcttaTTTGACTCTATAAACTGGGTGTAGAGGTCCAGAGGAGGATCTCAGTCATTTCTCTTTGAATAATTGAGATGTTCTACAGAAAGACAACTGTCCACCAATACAGTGAACGTCTGTCTCAGCTCCATTGTGTGGTTGCTTCAGGACCTGGACCGTCTACCTCCATTTATCTCTTTACCTTTCCAGAGCATCAGGTTGTGTTTCTCAAAGGGAATCATTCGTGTTCTGGTACGGTGGGGATAGAGCGTGGTGGAACACCCTACTGGCTGTCTGGATCGAAGGAAACATGGAACCAGGCATCTGCAAACGCTGTGTGTCAgcagatgcattgtgggaaagcCTTGAACTTCAATTCAGTTCACAGAACTCAGGCGGCCACAGACATCTGGGATGCTTCATACATGTGCTCGTCCAACAACACATCTGtgtttgaatgtaaaaataGGACTCTGCCACCGGACCACTATGACTCTGTTGCTGCTCTGGAATGCTCAGGTAATGAGAACAAACGTGATAAACAGGATTTAATCTGGTTCAACAAAGTCTGAAATGATTGTGAAATCTGTCTTTGGTACTCAAAAATGACTCAAATCCATCCAGATCAGATCCTGAGCCATAAACCGATGCGACAGGTGATTCATACATAGCTCTAATCATTCAAAAATGATGTACTCTGAACGCATTTTAAGACTTTTATCTTGGGAACTAGTGTGAAGAACATTGTAAAAGAGTGTTGTAGTGTTGTGTCCTGTCACTCACCTTTTCACTGGCATGAGATTGAAACACAGTCATCTGTCAGACATGATGACGCGTCACGATCTTTTTGAAACAGGAACCATCAGCATAACCCTGACCGATGATTGTTGGGGGAACGTcaatgtgtgtgttggaggggaTTGTGGAGACGTATGTGCAGACTCCTGGACCGTGAACAAGTCCAGCATGCTGTGTGAGAACCTGGGCTGTGGGACTCCAATTGGCACCAATAGGGAACCTGAAGAAAGGGGGGTGATCGTCAAGAGTCTGCACTGTACAACACACACCACCAACGTGAACCAGTGTAACCTCGTGTTAAACAGTGAGAAAGATACCAGCTGTGACCACAGACCAGCCTACGTCGTTTGCTCAGgtacatacacactcacatgtTAGTTCCATCGGGTTGTGTTTATTCTTCTGGTCAGAATCTCTTTCATCGTCCTGTCGTTTCATCCAACTGTTCAGTAGAGTGATGTTTCTTCTGCTGATAATTCCACATTCCTGTTACGTGGTACTCAGCTCAGATCAGAGACATCCTGATGGGACTGtcaaaaaaacgttttttgatCCAAATAACTTTTTTCTACATTTGTCTTCAGGACATGTCAAAACCAGAATCAGCACATCCAGACACAAATGCATTGGAACTGTGGAGATCCACTCTGAGGGTCAGTGGCTCCCCGTGTGCATCGATGCTCTTCGAGACATTGAAACACAAAAAGTAATCTGCAGGGAGGAGAAATGTGGTCAAGCTGTAAACGTCAGTGAGCATTTTGGACCGAAAACAGGAGGTCTTCGTGTCATCTCACAAATTCAGTGTGGAGATAAAGACAGGAACTCGTTTGGAGCGTGTACAATGACTTCTGACCAGCACAGCTGCTACCAGGGCGTCCTACAGTGCTCTGGTATCAACATGATTTCATCTTCATGATTTTGATTTTGCTTTCCTGCCAAATACATTTCATCTTTTGAGTTCTGCACTTCCTGAATGTGTTCTTCACAGACTGGAGGAAGATGGAGCTGAAACACGGCGATGCCTGCAGTGGAAATGTGTTTGTCCACTCAGAGAGAGGTAGACAAGCCGTCTCCATCCAAGGCTTGACAGAAGTTGAGAGCAACAGGTTGTGTCAGCACCTGAAATGTGGCAGCGTCAAGTCGAACGAGTCAACTGTCACCAAATTAAAcactgatttgaaaaaaaacttcagttgTGAAGGTGTCAAAGATCCGGTGAACATCTGGGCTTGTGAAAAGCAAGACTTTCCTTCAACAAGGCAGCTCTATGTTGAATGTCATGGTAATTTTTTCTATAtgtctttctctccttcagCAAATgatcagctttatttttttttaatcgttaAAAGATGTGCGTTGACATCATCGTCACTATGGCTTAaatacaggcagtcctcaacatTCAAACAGAACTGGTTCAGAGAggctgttcataagttgaattgtttgtaagttgttatttattagtctaatctataattgccatttgaggtcatttaagtGCCGGTACTACTCTAAACACGGAAGTAATTCATCCTTAGAGGTGTAGCTTTAAAGCCCATCTTTGATCCACTGAGTTCGACACGCCACTTTATTTGTGATCACTGGGTTTTACTTCCACCAACTTTCTCGACCAATAGTTGACTTCAAATACCAAAATACTCAGAGTTCGAAGTTAGTTAATGCTTCTGGGCAGaaatccaaagctgtttcagTCCGTCCACTGGACTCTAGCAAAGTTCCTTggagacgtttcgtctctcatcaaaggggcttcttcagttctgaaggtgtctggtctggtcccagattattacccctgtggggtctggtcccagattattacccctgtggggtctggtcccagattattacccctgtggggtctggtcccagattattacccctgtggggtgtggtcagattgtCAACCCTGTGGgctgtggtcagattattaaccctgtggggtgtggtcagattattaaccctgtggggtgtggtcagattattaaccctgtgggtttggtcagattattaaccctgtgggtgtggtcagattattaaccctgtggggtgtggtcagattattacccctgtggggtgtggtcagattatcaaccctgtggggtgtgttcagattattaaccctgtggggtgtggtcagattattacccctgtggggtgtggtcagattatcaaccctgtggggtgtggtcagattattaaccctgtggggtgtggtcagattattaaccctgtggggtgtggtcagattattacccctgtggggtgtggtcagattattaaccctgtggggtgtggtcagattattaaccctgtggggtggggtcagtgctattcacattccaacgaccataGTTGTAATCCATCTGACTGCTGAacgatggttgatgggggtaCCAGGGGATCGTTGCGAAATGCGACTTTCACCTTTGTATGtaaatgagggtcattagcatgagacgtATCACCTGGGAGACAATCTTTtagggagtttcgaaaggaccttATTGTAAATGGGCCAAAGGTTATGTCACAGACCACCCcccgttcagagatggcttctccactttgacgtggatgtcctctttcactcctctctcacacctTCTGTCTACCCTGTTCAATTTCTGAACATTGGTATCCAGAAATGAGGGTCCCTCTTCTTTGAGGTGCAGAAAGACTGATGAGGTGAAGGCAAACTCAGTTAAGAGTTACACAACGGACATTAATGAATGTTGTCAATGGTTTTGTGCTTAATACTACCTAGGATTTGACTTCTCTTCTGCGTTCTACCTGTGAGATCTGTTAACGGTGATCTTGTCATCTTGCTGCTTTCCAGACGAGCCCAGGATCACCCTTTCAGAGAAATGTGCTGGTGAGGTCAGAATAAACAACATCAGTGTGTGCAGCACTCACTGGAACATGGACTACTCACACTTGGTTTGTCAAGAACTAGATTGCATCAGAGCCATTTCCTTTGATATGAAGCCATCCGATCCAAACCAGAAGCACTACCTGGTCCACTGTGAGGACTACCACCACAAACTGGGCCAGTGCAACAGATTTATGTCCCAGTGTGAAGGAGGACTGGTGTCCATTTTCTGTGCTGGTGAGTTGGGATGCATTATAATCATCATGTCCTCCAGTTGATGAAATGTCTATAATGCTTTAAAGAAAGAACCAATCGGTTCTACCAAATTAAGAATTCCCACAAGAATTCTCTCAGGAGGTTTCTAAGGATTCATTAAAATGTATCAGAAGCTTTAATTTACAGTTTTTTCCAGTCGCTAACAAgtgtttgtccaaacagcagtcacattttctaaactctaaacacagactcacacctacaaagCACAATTgtccaaatggttaattttcttctcaaaaacacatttcattaaataaacactaactcttcatttcaaaatagaacacttctttgtctgcacacactaactttaccaaaacactggatattcgactcaaaatgaaattattatgtcaaacaataatacttgttttcacttcataaagtacatgcagtcaatcaaagtacaccaggtttcaaaatactgggtattatTGACATTATAAAAGTTACAAAGACTttaatgtttcagttttactaGTACAGTATTTGCCTgaaaaatgtacacaaagtGTCTTGGTTTAAACTTAATGTCCACATGTAATGTTCACATTAAAATCATTCCAGTAAAGAGTAAATCaggttttttcctttacagtttattacaggaggtccagtaaaaatactgtttactgtatgatggaacagaaaaagattacagtgaacaaaatatccatgaaaacacacaagagtgttctgaacaaaaacacaacagcaaaaagcccagaaaaaaaaggcGGGGAGGGATttacgtaaaaaaacacaaaattactgtctctaatctctaattactgtctctaatctctaattgCTGTCTGTAATCTCTAATTACTGTCTGTAATATCTAATTGCTGTCTGTAATctctaattactgtctctaatctctaattgccgtctctaatctctaattacTGTCTGTAATCTCTAATTattgtctctaatctctaattaccgtctctaatctctaattgctgtctctaatctctaattactgtctctaatctctaattactgtctctaatctctaattgctgtctctaatctctaattactgtctctaatctctaattgCTGTCTCAAATCTCTAATTACTGTCTGTAATCTCTAATtgctgtctctaatctctaattacTGTGTCTAATCTCTAATTGCTGTCTCTAATatctaattactgtctctaatctctaattactgtctctaatctctaattacCATCTCTAATTTGTAATTGCcgtctctaatctctaattactgtctctaatctctaattactgtctctaatctctaattactgtctctaatctctaattactgtctctaatctctaattactgtctctaatctctaattactgtctctaatctctaccaTCTCTGATATAatccaaggcgatgcacctgggatTGAACCTCTTGGTGTGCCGGATCCCCCCCAGTAATGAtctgctgtgtgtcaatggggggggcagtgactcagtggtagagcgggtcgtccagtggTCCAAggttggcggttcgattccccctcccacccaaaaacacctgTAGTaagagctgacagtgggaggagtcagctcacctctggagcgcTGCAGacgcacccttgagcaaggcgccgtcccccttagaagttgctcatttgggctcATCATAAAGGAGTGGCCCGCcactcgaccccccccccccccgcatgcatacaggacccctgtgtgtgtgtgtgtgtgtgtgtgtgtgtgtgtgtgtgtgtgtgtgtgtgtgtgtgtgtgtgtgtgtgtgtgtgtgtgtgtgtgtgtgtgtgtgtgtgtgtgtgtgtgtgtgtgtgtgtgtgttgaaggcctgtacacacttataTACACgtgtgaattact
This window encodes:
- the LOC137609745 gene encoding scavenger receptor cysteine-rich type 1 protein M160 encodes the protein MMWFILLYMILVQSMFLLQELCFVQAGNVTRLILQNGTSPCEGHIAVYHDGTWGYAGDTEWSRSAEEVVCRSAHCGKHVSTENTLRPVGSKVWINDFKCNGRENYLWKCAHPGWGASIYRKDTMKWIKCSNEIIISLDGFKCAGAVKYSTDGGKTSGYICDDNWGPNEANRLCRRLGCGTATEVPHLMVWREFENSAKIKIDCSGMKNPADLWHCATSQDTSSCSGPASVKCSGHWRLQLKGNTPNVCHGRLEVEEDGSWRSLNPSSPGRFCQHMYCGTSHSVDGRQLKCTDNVTVGLMDKNKPSKCYGAVYVMVNASSHPVCGSKWTSKDAELVCRELNCGQLVSDSSKPSSIKNGIMDRVNCSGSESSLWFCGAKRDKQPFSCSSQAYVVCADSIDVRLADGLGRCAGRVEVQYEGRWRRVDRNGWTDINSDVVCNQLKCGNKRKSPNPDYFSQGSGDFLGKHVKCRSDASHISECVKDFSKTASRQTSVTVITCEEHQVVFLKGNHSCSGTVGIERGGTPYWLSGSKETWNQASANAVCQQMHCGKALNFNSVHRTQAATDIWDASYMCSSNNTSVFECKNRTLPPDHYDSVAALECSGTISITLTDDCWGNVNVCVGGDCGDVCADSWTVNKSSMLCENLGCGTPIGTNREPEERGVIVKSLHCTTHTTNVNQCNLVLNSEKDTSCDHRPAYVVCSGHVKTRISTSRHKCIGTVEIHSEGQWLPVCIDALRDIETQKVICREEKCGQAVNVSEHFGPKTGGLRVISQIQCGDKDRNSFGACTMTSDQHSCYQGVLQCSDWRKMELKHGDACSGNVFVHSERGRQAVSIQGLTEVESNRLCQHLKCGSVKSNESTVTKLNTDLKKNFSCEGVKDPVNIWACEKQDFPSTRQLYVECHDEPRITLSEKCAGEVRINNISVCSTHWNMDYSHLVCQELDCIRAISFDMKPSDPNQKHYLVHCEDYHHKLGQCNRFMSQCEGGLVSIFCAGNLKFKTTEKCGGQIMVNYRNQWENVCLLSFPSEQKENLCRHLSCPGHNDSLALRNSTPLVNVSLETALDCKTEWNMEYCVKSWSCGSLKPAEIYCNGYGRVTKPPITKSIILGVGLLFLVVMIVFVCMKKARELALSKTFDTRSANHDDVISKAEKGHHKIRSETEHMMEADKQSISSYDDIDEADIDEADIDEADIDEADIDEADIDEADIDEAVDVQSLTPQDTTAATAGENALSEGGASCEVDSLEESYDDIEGCPEIILIHNIPQNAPDSVAMAPLGLMPEGGDRAQPRGVERDWV